A region of the Meles meles chromosome 18, mMelMel3.1 paternal haplotype, whole genome shotgun sequence genome:
CTCCCGGAGAAGCAGACACATACTGCTTTCTCATaaaagcagcaggaggaggaggagggtctcAGCCTTTGAGccacctgcttcccctgctcagAGCTGGCCTAGCCGGTGGCCCTGAGAAAATGCACCCGCTGAGCTCTGTGTGGGGCTGAGGTTCAGAGCTGAAGGAGCCTTGAAGATGGTCTCATGGGACCTCCAGCCCACATCATACAAGGTTAAGGGACTCAAACAGGGTCATACAGCTAGAATGACAGCCTGGCCTTGTGCTCTGACTACCAATACAGGGTACGCCTGGCCTAGGACCCTGCTCCTCTAAGCCCTCAACTAGCCACTCAGCCTCCACTTGTGGGAGGCCCTCCCCCGACTTCCAGTGCTCCCCTCGGAGTGCCGGGCAGCACCCACAAACTGACGTGCCCAGTCACGTGCATCAGTTACTCCCACGCCTGCTCTAGAACATGGGGGAGTGAGGGGTGGGCCAGGCCCTAGGTCAGGGGCAGCTCAAGGTCTCCTGACGGCTGAGGAGGGGGTTTGCATGGCCTGACTATAATCTTCTCGGCCCCAATGCAGGCTAACAGTATAGTTCCTTAGAGGACAATggattgtttttccttcttttatttttgctaagAAAGTTCCTAAGTGGCAGGTACTGTCCCAGGGAGGAGGTGTCCTCAGTAGACACGGCTGGCCAAGCCGTCTTTTCTGCTTCTGCTCCTCCTTGCCAACCCCTCTAGGCTCCCCGGCCTGGGCACTGGCAGCCACCTCAGGAGAGGACTAACCCTCATTTCAGCCGCCGCCCTACCCACCAGGGCAGCTGTAGCCTCGTCTCTGGCagggtcccctcccctccccaggaggCTTTGTGCCGTGGCCCTAGCCCCACGTGAACCAAGGTAGGGGGCTAAAGAATAGGCCCAAGGGAGCCTAACCTCCACCCCGGTGACTGGAACGGGCCTGCCAGAAACAGATGGCTGAGCCGGCTCTGCCCCCCCGGAGCCGCAGACCGCTGCCCCGCCCCCTGGCGCCGAGATCGGGTAGAGAAGGCGGAGGCCGTGGCTGAAGGTGGCCTTGGCAGGAAGGAGGGAATGAACACTAACAGGGTCCTGGCACCGCACCATGGGCCCCTGCTCTGGCAGAAGGACCAGAGGGGATCTTCACGCTGGGGTTCCCCAGACTAGCGGGGCCCTTCTGGAGCATTCAGCCAGGCTGGGGGGCTGGCACTATGGTGGGGAGAACCCACACCTTCCGGGAGAGCCCACCCTACTGGGCGCCCAGCCCCAACCTCCGCTGCTACTGCCCTGGCCTCGGGGCGTGCTGGGAGGCCTGCCTGGCCCGCTGCCGCCGCAGCCTCACAAACACCTGGGCCTCCCGATCACCCTTCCGGCTCTCCAGCAGCTGCAGGATGGGATCCCCTGTGGAGAGAGGCGTTTGGGCGTCAGACTGCGGCGGGGGGAGGCAGTGCCTGGGTAGTGGCAGGGGACACAGCACGGACCCATTCTCCAGCCATCCTGGAAACCAGTAACGGACACACACCAGCCAAGCTCACAGGACAGCCTGACGGATGAGGCGAGACCGAGACGCATGACGGCGCTGGCAGAGGCCAAGTGAGGTGCGCCTCGGGGTCCGGTGTTAGAACCGCAGGCTATAGCtcacctctgtgcctcagtttacccgtCTGTAAAACAGCCGTATTAGCAGCTGACGGGCGAGGCGGCTGCAGCACTGTGCGCACAGCTGGCCCATAGTAAGTGCTCGGACGTGTCACCTGTTCTTACCGTCCAACCTGGAGAACGCCTGGCCTGTGCGCCCCCGTCGGACACCCAGCCTCTTCCCCCACGTAGCCTTCCCGGTGACCTCCCCCACACTGCAGTCCCACGGCACTTGGCCTCCCAGGTTTCACTGCTCTCCCGATCAGACCAAGAGAGCCACTCAGCACACGAGACACCACCCTGACTCCACTGGCTTCCACATCCAAGGAGGGGTTCCTCTGACCCCACCTTCATTCGCTTCCCTTGGGGCCACTGCCTGACCTTCATGGGCTGCCCCTCCCCGGCACCCCCCGGTGCTGGGCCAGCCTCTGCCCCGGGGCTCAGACCTACTGTTGAGTGCAGGGTAGGTGAGGGGCAGGCGGGTCTGAGGCACCTCTCCAGGCTCCTCAGTCCCGGTCAGGCCTGGCACCGAACGTAGTGGCAGAAAGGCCTCCCCTTCCAAGTCATCGGCCCCCAGCGTGTCATGGTCCAGCACCGTTAGCAGAAGGCAAGCTCCGTCCTTCAGGCATGGCTCAGCAGGCACCAGgctgagtgggggagagagaggggctcAGCGGCCTGCCCCCTGCACGGTCACTggcacccacccccacacaccgTTCATCACTGGTCATCGAGGACAGGCCAGGGCTGAGAGCAGACAGGTGGGGATTAGGATGGCAAAAGCGTTTCTCAGCCTGGCGTGTGCTGACGGACGTGGCCTCTGACTGCGGGCTGGGACTTTATACCAGGGGCCTGTGTTCCCCAGACCCTCCTGTTTTGGGGAACAGAGCACCTCAGGAGCAGGACCATTTCCTGGAAGCAAGCCTCTAAGTCCAACAGGTGGGGGCCTTCTCCCCTGCAGTCCCGCTCCTCCTCGCAGGGTTCCAGCAAACCCCTGTTCCAGTTGCCCCTCCCTGGGACCCAAATGCGTTCCTTTCAGAACCGGCCTCAGGTGGCAGGAGCAGGACTGAGAAGtccagggctggggaagggtgGCAAGCAGGGGAGCCCACTCACAATTCAAAGGTCTCATCAAACAGGGGGTGAAGGTCCTTCTTGTGCTTTTGGGTCTCCCGGGGGGCCAGCTCAGGGAACTCGTGCCTGGGCTCCAAGGTCAGCTGGACAAAGGGGTCGCTGGAGCCTGGCAAGTGGGGAGGTCACCTGGGGACGTGACGTTGCCAAGGATATCCCAGCTCCGCGCCTCCAGTTCCCAGCTGCTGCCGCCGTGCCCTGCTCAGCAGCACTGCCCCCTCCTGGTAGCACGAAGGAAATGCACCCAGCGCTCCCTCCCGGGAGAGCGGAACTGCCAGGGACGCGGGGGACGTTGCGGGGATACAGAGTGAGGCCGCGGGGAGAAGCCGGCGGGCAGCCTGCACTCACCGTTGGAGTCCAGGGGCAGCAGGCTGGAGGCGCTGAGCAGTTCCACACGCAGCTTCTGCTCGGAGGCGCGGTAGGAAGCCTTGACTGTGACCGCCCCCAGCTCCTCAGTAGTGGTTTCCGCCTAGGGGTGGAGCGCGGGGGGCagtgtggggcagaggggaggcgAGGCTGCAGGTGCGCCGGGACGGCGCGGAGGGAAAGAGCCTCACCTGCCGCTGGATGCGGCTGCAGAAGTACTTCCGGATGAGCTCCCGACTGGAGGCCGCCTGCAGCTCCAGGTCCCTCTGCAGAGCCTGGGAACGAGGCGCAGCTGAGAAGCCCCCTGAGCTGTCCCAGTCACCCCCGTCCGGTGCCGGCAGCGATGGGATAGCAAAGCTCCGGCTGTCGGGGAGCCTCGGCTGGGGAACCCACCCTCGGGATGGCCCCCCGGGACAGCCGAGGCACGGACAGGGTGGGCTTCACAGGTGTGCCCCCCACACAGTTGCACAGCCGTCCCGTCACCGAGTTTAAAGAACCTTCTGCTTGGTTGAATGCTCCTGTTGTTGCTGTCTTAGTAATTTTGTTGTTGCCGTTCTTAGTAATTTTTGGACAAAGGGGCCCGCATTTTCTTTCTGTGCCGGCCCCGTAAATTATGCAGCTGGTACTGGACACAGGTGAGCACAGAAAGGCAGGTTCCCCCTACCCCGCCAGCTCACCTAACGCCCCCTACCTGGAAGTCGTCGGTGTGCAGCGCCGCAGGTGGCAGGCCACAGCCCTCTGCGTAGAAGCAGATCTCCAGATTCTAGGGGTGAGATGGCAGACGTGACCGCACCAGGATGATCACTTGTCTCCAGCCAGCGTTATCACTTGCTGGACCGGCTATTCTTACCTGCAGGGCAACCTTCAGCCTGCTGGAGGCCAGGGGGCAGCTCCGCTGGGAGGCAGCCGCCTCTATGAGCACCGTGAGCGTGTGGGTCCAGAGCAGGGTCAGGAGactggggggaggtgcagagggacaCCAGTCCAGccgaggaggaagcagagacacTCTTGAGAAAGGGACCCAGGCCTACCCCCAGCTCGTCCCCAGCCCACGCTCCCACTTCCACTTGCTTCTCAGGTAAGGCGGGGACCAGGGCAGCAGGCAggagtagagggagggaggacaagtgcaggggagtggggggaaggggggcagatgGGGCCAGTCCCAACCAACATGCTTCACAACCCAGCAAAGAACCTTCCTCAGTAGGATTATCAAACCCCAACAaggaggtggggcggggaggcCGGTCCCCCAATGACAGAGTGACGATTCAGTATGGGAGTGGCCAGAATGAATAGGATGTCCACCCGGATAAGCATCTACTGCCCTTGGGGAGAAAAAAGTAGCAACCAAGCCACAGTCCTGCTAACTACCTGCAATAACGGAAATCCCATGTCAAAGGAGAGTCACACGACTCAGCACAAAAAGCAAAAACGGGGTTGCATCATTAAGAGTGGGGAAGGTCGCCGTCAAGGCAGGTAACGGACGCAGCGGACTCGCGATTCGCGTGCTTCCTGCGCTCGCAGTGTCCTAACTGCTCTTGAGACTGTGCTAAGTCCCTGCAGTGGAGTTCTAGCTGTTTGAGCTGAACACTTGGCATACCGTGGCCCGAGAAATAGCAGCGGTGggctccctgggcccctcccGAGCCACCAGGAGTGAACctccggggggaggggcagcagcctCGGAGCCCAGTTCCTGTGGGGAGGACCCGCGCTCATCGTCGGGCAGCTCAGCACCGACCACTTCCTTTGCACAGGGGCTGCGCTTCGGACGCCATGTGACTCACTTGATTCTCACTAGAGGCCAGAACTGTGACCATCGGCACGGGAAACTTGAGTAATCCGCTCAACGTACCCACCCAGCAGCAGCAAACTAGAGTCTGAATCCAGGTGGGCCAGAGCCCACGTCCTGGACCGCTAGTCCTGCTGCCTGATGTGCAGGACCCCTGCTTTGAGAGAGACCCCAACGAGAAGTTCCCCTGGATCCTGGGAGAGACACCATTTGCCTGTAATGTTAGGAGGGACAGACAGCCCAGGGCTAAGGGAGAAAGGGCAggcagctttctgctcagcctaAAGGGAAATGGGCAGGTGTGTGAAGTAGTGAGCTCCCTGTCCCTAGGAGTGAGCATTTAAGCAGAGGCTGGTTGCATCCTCCCCTGAAAATGGCTGAGGCCAGAGAagagaggcggggggtggggacggAGCGGGAGGCCGCCGCACACCTGCTGAAGTTCTCCTGCACCAAGTTGGTGTTCATGTAGCAGAGCTTCACCTCCAGAAACTTCATCAGGGGCAGAATggcctggggagaggggtgggcgGCAAGTCTGGCTGTGGCCCATGCCCATGCCCTGACTCGGAAGAGGAAACAGGGCCAGGAGCTTTCGCCTGCTTCATTCAGAACGTGTGCCGGCGCTGAGGGAGCCCTGCCCGCGGGGGGCTCCAGCCGCCCCCACCTCTTCTGGGGCCCTCCGGCGGCCGGTGCACTGTCCTGCCGCAGGGCCTGGCCATGCCCTCCCCTAGAAACCCTCAGGGATCCTTCTCTGGCTTCATCGAGGTCCTGACTCAGCTGTCACCCTCTGAGTACGGCCTTCTCTACCACTGtctaaaaatacctttttaaaaaagcacaaatggggcgcctgggtggctcagtgggttaagcctctgccttcggcttgggtcatgatctcagggtcctgggatcgagtcccgcatcgggctctctgctcagcggggagcctgcttcctcctctccctctgcctgcctctctgcctgcttgtgatctctctctctgtgtccaataaataaataaaatcttttttttaaaaaagcacaaatatGAATACAAATCTTCATTTTCTGCAGTACGTTGTCACTGCACGCACACACTCGTGTAATTCTAGGCACAGCTATGGTTCTGGCTCTTCTCCACCGCCCCCCGCAGAATGTGAGCTCTGGGAAGGCAGGAGTTCTCTATCACTTTTCCTCCCCGATCCACACCTCCGTGCCTAAATCTACGCCCGTGACAGAGCGCTTAGAGAGTTGCTGAAATCCAGAGTGACCTTCTCCCAGACAGCGAAGGTACCATCACTCTCTCTGCCCCCCGAGGCCGGCGGGCTCGCAGAAACAGGGAACTCAGAAGGCTGCACACCCACATCAGTTCGGCTGCGAGGCTAAGCCCTCCCTGCCTGCGGGCCCCAGGCAGATTCAGGGAGAGCCCGCGGAAtgacccacccctgcccccttaGCATCcaaggaggaaaccaaggcccaggaGGGAACATTTCCTGCCCAAGTCTGGGGGACTCATCTCCGATACCCAcggccttctgcccctcccaccctaaGCCCCTTTGGCAACGGTGAGCGGGGAGGGCCACTCACATCCTCAGGCAGGACAGACTCCTTGACGCCCACGAGTTTCTGGATGTGCGTGGCAATGCCCACCTCCAGCTGGGGACACAAAACAGcaggagggaggccggggcgtgAGCACGGGGGATAGGGTGAGGTCACTGGGTGCCGGAGTTTCGGTTCAGGAAGGGGTGGAAAGTCCTGCTTGGGGGTGCTTCAGGCCGACGATGGGCAGGGTGTGGTCCCTGCGAGGGGGACAGATTACCTGCCGCGCCAGGGTGCGGACGCCGGTGCGGATCTCGTGGCTCAGCCCGGCCAGCGCGCCCTGCAGCTGGGCGTGCAGCGTGTTCTGCAGCTGGCCCTGCTCCAGCACGGCCCCGACGCGCTGTTCCAGGGCCTCCCAGGCCAGCTGGGCGGGCAGCTTGCCGATCACCAGCCGCAGCTGCTCCATGTCATTCACCACCACGCACAGCTGAGGGCAGGCACGCAGGGATGGGGGCCTCCTGAGCTTGCCGGGACCGGCCGTCCCTACCCGCACCCCCGGCCCGACGTCCGGCTCTGGTCCTTACCATGTTGGCTGCCTGGCCCTGGTCCTTCTGGCTTGCAGAGAGCTCACGGGCCCGGGCCTTTATAAGGCTGCAGTATACCAGAGCCAGCCGACAAGTatcctggggtggggagaggacgaTCAGTGCGGGGGGCGTCTGGGGGGCCCCAGTGCGGGGAGGCATGGAAATCTCAGTGACTTGGGGATTTAAGACTTAGCCCCTGGGAGGCTGCTAGGGCAAGAGCTTGGGAGAATCAGGACACGTCAAACGAGGCTGTCCTAGGAAGACGGGGAAGGACACGGGAAGTCGCTGCACCTCCACAAACTTGACGGTGATCATGAAGGCCTCCTCCGGGTCGGGCCAGTCCAGCTGCCGGGCAGTGCGGCTGATCTGAGCGAAGCAGGTGGACAGGTCCACGGCAGATGTGCTGTGCTTGGTCAGTTCACCCAGGGGCACCAGCTGGGGGGGTGCAGAACGGAGGGCTCAGCGCTGGCCGGATTcatgcccctccctccctcctgccttccacAGGCATTCAGAACCTCTACCGCCACCAAGCAGGTAGGCAGGGGGCTACAAGGGGCAGGCAGGCTCCACCCAGACCCCCAGGCTGCAAAGATCAGGCTGGAAAGCAAAGCCacagttaaaattaaaaccaGGGGTATCAGGAGACAGCGGGGTACACACAACTGGCCTCAAGAGCTGGTCACCAACTCTGCGCGTCCTAGAGGTCCCAGCAGAGCCCCAAGCCCCACAGCCGGGCCCCCGTCTCAGGCCCTGCGCCTACCTCATCCATCTGCACCGCACGCTGCACCCGCGCCAGGGCCACGCTGTAAGTCTTCTGCAGCCAGGAGGGGATGGCGGGCTGGAACCAGCGGTGAAAGCCATCCAGGGCCAGGACTCCATCCCTAAGGAGAGCTGGGGCTCAGCCTGGGGAATGCCAGGGCTAGCACGGCCCCTCcttgaccttctcctctcttttgTGCCAAAGCCAGCTGCCCACCTACCTGTCTGTGGGGTCTGGTCGCAGCTGGTAGAGCTCCTTGAGGCTGACGTAGAGCTGGAATAGACTCTCGCCCATCTCCGGGGACACGGGACTGCCCGCCACGGCCGCTGTGTGGTCCTGCACCCGCTTGGCCACCTGCAAAGGGCAGGCAGTGGGACAGGGCTCCGGAGCCAGGGTGGAGGGCAACCTGGAGACCCAGGGGGAGACTCACCAGCCACTGCAGCTCCGCGAAAGCCATGGAGAAGAGGTCGACCTTAAGCGTGCTGCAAGGAAGGCCACAGGTGTGACCCGGGAGCACCTCCGGGGCCCTCCTGGTCCCCATTCTGAGCCCCTACCGCGCGACCTCCCTACCCAGCCACGGGCTCACTTCTGGAAGATCTTGTTCCACGTGTGCCGGCACTGAAGCAGGTCGCCGACGACGTCCTGTACCAGGCCCAGCAGGGCTTTGCCTGCCTCCAGCAAGCCCTGGTAGGGACAGAGGGGCGCCGAGCTCAGACCCGCAGGGCCCCAGCACCCCGCCTgccccctcctgccctgcccaAGCCCCCCCTACCTGCACCATGGGCTGATGGTGCTGCTGCTTCAGGTGGAACCACTCGGCGGTGCCAGTCTGCGGGCAAAGAGGCGGTGAGCGGGGAGGGCTGCCAGGCTCGGGCCCACCATGCCCGCTCGTCCCCGGCGTGGGCCGCGCCCGCACCTTCAGCGTCTGGGCCACCAGCCGGGGCAGAGGGGCGCTGTCAGGGCGCAGCTCTCCGAAGGCCTTCATTTTGCACATCTGGACCAGGACCCTGTGGAGACGGGGCGGCTGTGCCGGGGCCTCCACCCACAGGGGCAGCGggcgcccccctccccggggctcccccttgctcccccaccccactgagggagcgggagagggagccGCTGACCTGAGCAGAGACTGCAGCCGGGCCGGGGAGTCGGCCACAGACAGGGGGAAGACAGAGCGGAACTTGCGGATGAGGGAGAGGCCGTAGGCCAGCAGGCTGCTGAACGAGGCGGCCAGCTCCTCCAGCTGCGGGCCGAGCGGCGGGAGCTGAGCCGGGGGCCCGGGGCGCGGAGCCGGCTCCCCGGGCCCTGCCCGCCCCGCGCTCCTCGTCCCCCTGCGCGGCCCACCTGTTCTCCCTTGAGCCGGCCCTGGATCCACTGGTACTCGATGCTGGTGATGGGGTGCAGGAGGCAGCTGCTCGGGAACTCCAGGCTCTGGTAGAGCCGGCTGTAGGCCAGCCACTGCCTGTGGCACACGGGAAGGCCTCAGCCAGCCAGCGGGGGCGGGGGCTTGGGGGGAACAGCGAGACGCCCCGCCCCCACCGACCTCCTGGGGAACCCCCTTGAAGGTGCTCTTCAAACATGCAAATTAAACTTGCGTCGCTCCCCACCTGTCTGGGGATACCGACCTGCCCATGGTCCTACAAGCTGTCCTTGTCCCCACCTCCGCCCACCCCCTATTCAAACGCCAAGTGTCCTCGGTGGCCCCGGGCTGCACCCACCAGGTGGGCCCCGGCCCACTGCACACCTCACCTGCACTCGAACACCTCCCCACAACCTACGGGGGTTGCAGGGGACGTGACGGGCCCCTCGCCGGGGATATGGAAATGCCAGCGCACCAATCTGTTGACTCCAGAGGCCTGGAGCTGGGGCACAAGGCTacctctggggcaggggcagcaaaTTCAAATGCCCAGAAGGGACTCAGAGAGTGTCAGGGGGTGACTCGGGCCAATGGCAGCCGTGAGGGGCTGCGGAGGCCCCGCGCTCTGCCATGTGTGACCCCTTGCAGCCCAGCAGGACAACGGCACTTGGGGTGCTTGGGAAGCTGGAGCTGCGACTCTGTGCGGAACACCTCCAGATCTGGAAAGCAGGCAGTGGACTCAAAACCTGACACACACGGTTGCCGCCAAACAGAGATCTTGCAAGGGTTAGACTCCGGCCTGCCGGTTTATAGGCgcacaggcagggagggagaggctggcGCCTCCCAGGCGACCCCTCCCAGGCGCACTCACGCCATGGACTGGTGGAAGTCAGAGAGGTCCTTCTGTGTCGCGTGGAGAAAGAGGATGGTGGCAGCGTGGGGACTCAGTGACCCATCCCAGGAGGTGCTGCCTGCCTGAGGGCACGGGGTAGCAGGGTGTCAGGACCTGGCCGGCAGGCCCcgtaccaccccccccccccgcccccgcacccaGCGCAAGGAGGGCGGTACCTGGTGCTGGGTGACCTCATGGGACACCAGCTGCTGCAGCAAGAGCAGGTGCACCGCGTAGCTGGGCTGGGAGCGGCTGGCGGCCGGGGCTCTCTGCAACGGGGCCGGCGTGGCCGTGAGGAGAGGACCCTGTCCCCGGGGGCAGCCTGCCCCACCCAGACGGGCCATCGGACGACGCCCTGCTCCCGGCCCCAGACCCACCCGCTTGTGAATGAGCTGGAACTGGAGGTGGCAGCGGCCGCGGTCCGGGTAGGTCTCGGTGCAGGGCTCCAGAGGGTACCAGTGGTCCTCTCGGCAGCGCAGGTCCTGGGGGGCCAGACCGGCGGGAGCGGCCCAGGCCCATGCTTGGTGTGCGTCCACAGTCCCTCCCCCAAAACCCTATTTCCTGACCCCACTCACCTGTAGCCTCACGACGACGTTCCCCAGAAAATCGTCCTGGCCTTTGTCCTTCCGCGCCTCCTTGAAGATCCTGTTCCAGGCAGGGGCCATGAGAGGGGTGAAGACACTGAGGTGTCTGGCAGGGACCTGTCCCCCTCCTGCGGCCCCCTGGGCCTGGACACAGCCTGCAGCCCAGCAACCGATATGCACACACAGGGAGGGCAGAAAGAGCCCACACTCCTTCCCGCAGGCACCTCTTCCCGGGGCCTTCACCTTCGCAGCCCATGCAGATCTGTGAGCTCCCCGAGCTTCTGTCTGACGGACTCCACCGTGTCCATGTCCCTGCGGGGGCCAAGGTGTGGGCAGGAGACAGAGAGGCTGTCCGGGAGCCCTTGGCGTCTTTGGGAGAAGGTCCTGCCATCCTGAATGCCCCCCCCCCGGACCCCTACGGGCAGGGTAGGCCCCTCACCACATGTCCAGATGGAAGCTCGAGCTGCTTATGTCCTCAAACTCCCTATGGGGAGAAAAGGACCTGGCTGAGGGCCTTGGAGGGCCGGACCCCACCAGAGCCTGTTCTGGGAAGCTCCCACCCCCCACTTACCCACTGTCCCCTCTGAGCCCCTCCTTGCAAACTTCTCTTTCCTCCGCAAGGCTTGGGCCTAGCCCCCAGATCAACCCAGCTGGGCCGAACCCTCCACACCCTCCTAGCACACTCTTCTGTCTCTGGCCTAGGGAGCAGGCCCCGCCTCCAATCAAGCCAAGTCCCCTCCCCCGAGCCAGGAAGTACTGCTGCTCGCCCTGAGGGGACAGGACCACGCACAGGATGAAAGTCTCCTCCCAGACAGGGTTGAGGGTCTGCTCGACGACCTGGGTGCGGTGCGTCTGCTCCTCCGGGATGGTGTGCCTCACCACTGCCTTCTGCCGACGCCGGGACCCAGGGCTGCCCGCCTGAACGCTCACCCCCTGCTCGATGCCCAGCAGGCAGTAGGGGTCACTGAATCCTGGCGAGGAGGGGAAGGACAAGGCCACCTGGGTGTCAGCAGGGCTCCCCGGGAGACGACGCCCTCATCACCCCAGTCCAGGGGCAGAGTCCCTCCCCATCCCAGATTCAAAGGCCCTGGGGCCAACAGCACGCAGGGGACATCTGGGAGCTGGGAGTTCCAGCTGGATTCTGGGACGGAccgctggggaggaggagggggctgggaagggggccCTCGGGGGCCCTCACCCCCTGCTCACCACTGACGTCTTTGCCCAGAATGCCCTTGGCTTGTTTCACGGTTGCCTTCAGACAAAATATTGGCTTCTAGAAGGACAGAAGGGTGAGCCTGAGTCCCAGAGGGTGCTGGGCTTCCCAGCCGCTGCCCCAGGCTGGTCCTGGACCAGGGTTACCTCAAGCTTCTGGACGCGCTGCAGCATCTGCTGGTGCTCGTCGGGCGGCATGTGGAAGGCCTGGTGGGGCAGGAGCGTGGGAGGCGCGGGGCACGGGGCGGGGGACAGAGAACtccggggtgggggcggcaggTCAGAGGGCGCCGCGGGGCCGCACTCACCTCCTGCAGGTACGACAGGAGCTCCGAGGCCTCGCGCACGTGGCTGGGCTCAGGCTGCCCCAGGCGGTGCAGGACGGTGTAGAGAGCTTCCTCGTAGAGCAGGGCCCGCTGAGACACGGCAGGGTCACCTCGGGAATCCCCGGCCGCCCCCTGCAAGGtgagcccccgccccccagcccatCCTGGCACCAACTCGGCATGGCCAAAGCTGGGACAAGGCGCCCACAGTGCATGGGGGTGGCGGGTTAAGGCCCAGAAGTGCCCaccgcacccccccaccgccgTGTGGCCACCTGCCTTAGTCAGTACCCCAGGACTGTGTTCCCAgcacctccctgcctccccaacaCTCCGATTCTTACCTCCTCAGGAGAGAGGTGGTGGGATGGAGGCTCGATCTGGGGAGCAAGGTGAAAAGACAAGGTGGCCCGGAGGCTTGGACCAGGGCTCAGACAGCAGCAACGGCTCCTCCCAGGGCAGGCCAGGCCGGGCCGGGGCTGCGGGGTCCCTAGCTCCCCGCCTCCAGCCCACCAGCGCCGCACACCTGTTCCCACAGCA
Encoded here:
- the UNC13D gene encoding protein unc-13 homolog D isoform X7, whose protein sequence is MATPLSHLQRRPPLVRQAIKIRRRRVRDLQDPPAHSAQEIEPPSHHLSPEEGAAGDSRGDPAVSQRALLYEEALYTVLHRLGQPEPSHVREASELLSYLQEAFHMPPDEHQQMLQRVQKLEKPIFCLKATVKQAKGILGKDVSGFSDPYCLLGIEQGVSVQAGSPGSRRRQKAVVRHTIPEEQTHRTQVVEQTLNPVWEETFILEFEDISSSSFHLDMWDMDTVESVRQKLGELTDLHGLRRIFKEARKDKGQDDFLGNVVVRLQDLRCREDHWYPLEPCTETYPDRGRCHLQFQLIHKRRAPAASRSQPSYAVHLLLLQQLVSHEVTQHQAGSTSWDGSLSPHAATILFLHATQKDLSDFHQSMAQWLAYSRLYQSLEFPSSCLLHPITSIEYQWIQGRLKGEQLEELAASFSSLLAYGLSLIRKFRSVFPLSVADSPARLQSLLRVLVQMCKMKAFGELRPDSAPLPRLVAQTLKTGTAEWFHLKQQHHQPMVQGLLEAGKALLGLVQDVVGDLLQCRHTWNKIFQNTLKVDLFSMAFAELQWLVAKRVQDHTAAVAGSPVSPEMGESLFQLYVSLKELYQLRPDPTDRDGVLALDGFHRWFQPAIPSWLQKTYSVALARVQRAVQMDELVPLGELTKHSTSAVDLSTCFAQISRTARQLDWPDPEEAFMITVKFVEDTCRLALVYCSLIKARARELSASQKDQGQAANMLCVVVNDMEQLRLVIGKLPAQLAWEALEQRVGAVLEQGQLQNTLHAQLQGALAGLSHEIRTGVRTLARQLEVGIATHIQKLVGVKESVLPEDAILPLMKFLEVKLCYMNTNLVQENFSSLLTLLWTHTLTVLIEAAASQRSCPLASSRLKVALQNLEICFYAEGCGLPPAALHTDDFQALQRDLELQAASSRELIRKYFCSRIQRQAETTTEELGAVTVKASYRASEQKLRVELLSASSLLPLDSNAWCLLSHA